The sequence below is a genomic window from Stigmatopora nigra isolate UIUO_SnigA chromosome 16, RoL_Snig_1.1, whole genome shotgun sequence.
AGGGCACACTGTTCTGGTTCACGCGCCACCCGAACGTCACGTTGTTGGAGAAGATGGATCCCTAGTGATCACCACGTGTGGGTTTGTGGCGGGAGATCAGTCCCAACCCGAAGAAGACCGGCCCAATGAGGTGAGTTTGGACAGTAAGCACTTTGATTTTTGTTCACTGGTTCACTAACAACTGTTAGCTAGTTTTTTCGCAAAGGTTTAGTGCCCACTTGggtttcctttcatttttttcagaaaggaTTGATTTCTGCTTTGACATTAAGATTGTTAGTCTCAATTTTGCAGTGTCTGGATTATTTTGTAGGTATTACAAACCCTAtctttttcaatccatttagacATCCTTAGCTGGTATCATTAAAATTACCCACTCTGTTTTAGAACTCAATGTTTTGAACTAGTGAATCTGAGTCAACCAGTAATCATGCTTTTTATTGCTAAGATCACTTCTTCTCTACAGGCTTTAAGATCAGCTCGATAACGCCAAACCAACAAGTGTAATGGACACGAGCAGCAGCTGATTGGAAATCATTAAGTCACAATTAGACTTGGGGTTACATTTCAAGCATGAAAGAAACTTCAGGAAAAAGCCTAGATTGAATTTCGCTGACCCTTGTGAATGAAGTCCTTTTCatacagccattttttggtggTAATTGTCTCAATGTCACCGTCATGTGCACTGTCTGCTGTGTTTGCCTTCCACGTGATGCATCGACTGGCGCCAGGTCACGTGCTGGACCCGTCTGTCCTATGCTTTAAGGAACAGGCCCGGTTAATGATTAGTCTTTGCTTATGATTAGCAGTCTCTTGTGCAAAAGGGCAACATTTGTGGGTGAGTAGCTCTAAGCGGACTCCTCACTTCTGCAGTCCAGTCAGCCCGGCAGAACAAAGTCCAGCCATGATGCATTCGAGGCCTAGCtgggacatttaaaaaaaatctggagtGGATTTTATGGGTTTTTTGAGGATGATTTGGTCCATCTAGCAAGAAAAAACGTCTTGGGCCGTGGGCCTAAATGTGTTTCACAATGGTGCTTGCCTTCTGTGTGCCTTTCCGCTGTGTGTGTGGCGGTCCCGATCCAGATGGGGAGAACCGAAAGGTGAGATTTGGCTGCCCAGATCAATATTTGCTTGTGAAATGAACTCCACTGTGATAGTGTTTTATTGTGGAATATTTGCAATGGTTGATAGGAAttggtgcctttttttttttcagggaagcCGGATCATATTGATTCAAGTGGTTTTGAGGCCAGTCTAGATCCAGTCAAAACAATTTTTGGACATGGTTGAGCAGGAGTTGCTGTTTTTGATTAAGAGACGCCCTCAATACTGCTTATGCTGTTCTTATGCTTATGTTGGAGTTGTGTTGATCCTGTCAAAGCTCATTTACATTACGCACAGTGTTTTATTACATAAGAATCAGCTCTCGAGATAAGCCTGTTTTTCTTGCGTCGCAATGCTAATATTGTCTCTTAATTCTGGCAGTTGTAGGTTCTTCTACCTTTCCATCATTTGGACTGTTGTCCTTAAAGAAGCTCTAACATTTATCTAAGTTGCTCAGCTGAAGTGACTgagtttgaaattaaaaatttCAGATACAGATGATAAAAACAGCTTTTCTTTAACAGTACATATCTCAATGTGGTTTGAAAGCAATTGTTTGGATTCATCACTCACcctgctgtcatttttttgttgccaggtGACGTCAGAGGAGGAAAGACAAGAAGTTTCAAGCCAAGGAGACGGTAACTCCCCGGAAACCAGCACCTCTCCCCTCCCCCAGGTCTTCCTCTCGGAGTCCCAAGCATCACCCCCCGCCGAGACCACTTCTGTCAAGTCTCGGCGACGCAGCAGTCGCACCAGACCGCGGCCCATATCAGACTACGGTCAGCTGCTCTCCAGGAGGCACTGCATTCCCGAGGAGGCGGCCGAGTTGAACCCCGAGGAAAGGACGCAGTCCCTCGATCGGCAATGCGTCCAGAACGGCGTTTGCGAAAGCAGGGAGCAGTGTGCCGTGGATGGGAACCTCCCTGGCAAGCGACTGCAGAGACCCATGTCCGTAATGGGAGTGGAGGCCTTGTACTCCCCCCACGAGGACCACCTTCCCTCTGTGCGGTTCTTTAGTATTTTAGTAGAATCACTCAATATGGTGGTGCCATTCTTAAATGTCGAGACTCGCTAAACCCCAGATTTCTTTCTCCCCCGCAGCCTCTGACACGGCCACCCGTCCCCTCCCATCAAGTGCCCCCCTACAAAGCCATTTCGGCCAGGTTCCGCCCCACCGCCCTCTCTCAGAGCACCCCCATCGGACTGGACCGCGTGGGCAGGAAAAAGCTGCACCGGGTTCTTAGCGGTAAGAAAAGTTAAGAGTTAAGAATGTGTGGAACTCCTTTCAGATGTgcctccattgttttttttttcttttcttcgtaGATGGCGTTTCGGAAGCTTTGGTACCGATGGACGACAGCGTgagtgaagaggaagaggaggaaagtAGTAGTTTTGACGCTGATGTCACGCCATACCTGGAACCGGGTGTTGAACTTTCTGCGTTGGTCGAGGTGAGACACTTTCAAAATATCGGCCATTTTGTGCAACAATAACAATGTtcaatatatagtatttttttatagtaaatCACAGAAATGAAACCTTTTAGTTGGGCACCACTTGTGTGTGTAGTTTGGTAATGTGTAACTCAGTATGAACCTCTAATGATCCTTCCAATACGGGTTTAATAGTTGGGAATTTTTGTCATAGTTTAGTTTAATTTTGTGGCGATGTTCGGATAAAGTACGATTTCAAAATGTTTGGCATGCCGCGTCGTAATCCTTTGGTGTTCTACACGGAATCATCCACTCTTGTGTGTGTTAACGCAGTGGATAAGCTCAGGCCACGCCGTGTACGCCGAAGCCCTGTGGGACCATGTGACCATGGAGGAGCAGGAGTTGGCCTTCAAGGCGGGGGACGTAATCCGCATCCTTGATGCCTCGCACAAGGACTGGTGGTGGGGCAGGGGGCCCGAGAAGGAGGCCTGGTTCCCGTCCTGCTTTGTCCGGGTGAGTGGACTTCCTGACCTGCTTGTTTGCACTCCACTTGTAAGCTGGCTTTATTCCAAAAGAAAGGCACTTCTAAcactgggtgtgtgtgtgtatgtgtaaaagTAAGTCTGCCACCCGCTTGGAGATCAACTGGTTTCCCTGACAACGGGTGTGGAGTGACAGCTGAGTCTTAATTAGGCAGATATTTGATTGGCAGGTTGTCGTCTATTGTGTAATTGCATGTGGCAGTTGTTGAAGGAACCACTGGCAAAACTTTCTCATGTGGTTCCCGTGTATTATTTGTACTTAAGTATATTCTCTTTCTTCATTTGTAATTGCTTCAAGCAGTCACCTCATTTCAGGTGCGAGTCAACCAGGAGGACTCGAGCGCCGGGAGCGTGGAAAGCGTGGCGGAGCAAGAGGACATGGTTCGCCGAGAGGCGCATATCAGCCATCACAGGCAGCAGATGAGGACCAATGTGGTGCAGGAGATTATGAATACTGAAAGGATCTACATTAAGCACTTGAAAGATATTTGCGAGGTGAGGAAAATACCATTTGAAATTCACCTTTTAATCTTTCAGCTCCCTCTAAAGGCTAATGTCGAAAGAGCAACTAGAGTTAGAAGTCATTTACTACACAGGGCTATATCCGGCAATGCCGCAAGCACCCAGACATGTTCACTGAACCGCAACTGAAGACCATCTTCAGCAACATCGAGGACATCTACCACTTCCAGAGGCGCTTCCTACGCGACTTGGAGAAGAAGCACAACAAGGAGGAGCCACATCTCAGTGACATCGGCTCGTGCTTCCTTTTACAGGTCACCTGAAAACATGCAACATTTGCAAAGAACCTTCACAACTGCACAAGAAATTCAGTGCCAGTGTTTCAACAAAAATTGCTGCTTTCTAacaatctctctttctgttgtcCACGAAAGGGCGAAGGCTTTTCCATCTACTCTGAGTACTGTAACACACACCCGGCAGCTTGCGCCGAACTACAGCGCTTGATGAAATCTGGCCGTTACAAGCACTTCTTCGAGTGGTGCCGCCTCCGCCAACAGATGATTGACATCTCAATTGCCGGTTTCCTACTCACTCCTGTTCAGAAGATCTGCAAATATCCCCTGCAGCTGGGGGAGCTGCTCAAATACACCCCCAAAGACCACAGGTACTCACAAGCTAAAGTGAACACGAGCTACTAAACGTGCCCAGACCTCTCCTGGTCTCACGGGTATCTTATCAGATCACACTAACGTGTACATTACAGTACGAGGGtcataaattcattttaatccAATAGGCCGGAGGGACATTAGTGTATTATATTAACCACACAGCTGTAAGTTTTGAGGTtgactgttaacggatgcacttttttatatgtatcgtatcttgtgctgaccccgcccatctggcaaatttttaaagtcaatgtggctcccgggccgaaaagtttgcccacccctgctttaacccATTGGCCTCAATGGCCAACAATAGACATCCAGTTGAACCTACAGTCTCATTGAATGTTTGTGTAGTGATCACAGTGGTGTGAGCGACGCCTACGAAGCAATGAAGAACGTGGCGAGTCTGATCAACGAGCGGAAGAGACGGCTAGAGAGTGTCGACGCCATTGCTCACTGGCAGGTGGCCATTCTTCACTGGGAGGTGATGAATAACGTCAGAAGCCCGTACAGTGAAAATTTCCATAGAGTTAAGTTTTTGTATTGGATGCTACAGGGACCTGATGTGCTAGTACGCAGCTCCGAGTTGATCCACTCGGGGGAGCTGAGTCGATTGCCGCGGCTGGGGAAAATGCAGCAACGTAGCTTCTTCCTCTTCGACCATCAGCTGGTCTTTTGCAAGAAGGACGTTCTCCGCCGAGATCTTCTTCACTATCGAGGCCGTCTGGACATGGACCTCACTGAAGTGCTTGATGTTGCCGACGGGAGGGACCAAGACCTGGGCCTGACTCTGAAGAACGCCATGCGACTGCGCCACGCTGAAACGTTGGAGTTTGTGTGCATGTTGTGCTGCAGGAAGCTTCAGGACAAGGAGAGGTGGCTTCAAGCCTTTAGTAAGGAAAGGAGGCGAGTCAAGGAGGACCAGGAGATGGGTGAGATTGTCCTACTGGAACAAAACTAGTCAACAACACCCATTATACTTCGCATTCATGTAAAATCCACTAAATACTTATGTGTTTATATTTATGTAATTTCAGAGAATTATTTTAAGTCTAGGTTTTAGAGATCATCTTTTAATCAAACCTGTATTATTCCTATTTCCACAGGAATAGAAATCAGTGAAGAGCAAAGAAAGCAAGCTATTACCAATGCCAGAAGAGTCAAACAGGGCAAAATCAAGAGTAAGGTTGCATAACATGACCTCTCTGCCTTCCATTTGCTCTCCTAGTTAAAATAAATTTGACATCAGCTGCTAAAACATACTTACTGCTTTTCCTTTTAGCTGTGGGCTACTCTGGTTCGGTACCGCCGCATCACCAAGCTCTCCACCCTCTCCACCAACGGCACGTCACCATCCCCACCAGCGTTCCCCAGCAGCAGGTGTTTTCTCTGGCTGAACCCCCCAAACGGAAACCTTACCAGTTGCTTTCCAGCATCACCCGCAATGCCTTTTTCAAAAAATCTACTTGACTCTTTCTCGTCCATTTCTCTGAATGTAGTCCTCGTTTTatgtttgtctttattttatatGTTGACCGTGCCTTTAACCAAGTAGGCACGACAAGTGTTAAAATACCTTCTCGTATCTGTGACTTTTGTCTGTTCACTGTGATTCTATGTTTGTTtacttgtgtattttatttcacaaaGGCTGGaacctttttatttgtttgtttttatttggacgTCAGCTGCTTGTCTATTAAATAACGTTGTAAATAAAACTCTTGTAGGAAAACGTCATCCCTCCGTGGGGTGGACCATTTATCCAGATGGGAGTTTGTAATGACGGTAACTCGACACGCCAGTTTTTCCGATGCCTCTTGTTTCATTTGTCGACTGGTAGTGCGGCATAGTGGTACTTGCAGGTTATTTTAAAGATGTGTCCTAAGAAGAGGTCTtaatgggggtgctggagccatgGTTCCCGAGCACCAGGAGAATGGAGATGCCGAAACGTCTCAACAGGAGGCCGCCAATGTAAGAACAAGCTTCTATTTCATATTTATGCTATTCTATTTGAGCCTATAGGGCTTTCTGGTGAATTTTCActttaaatgtacacatttttttgtgtttgaatagaaaaaaatgttattcaccCTCTCTTGTTTCAGgaaatgaataatatatattCACTAGTGTGTAATTCAATGCACcagactagagttgaagtagtGTAACAGCAATACAGTTGCTTTTTCTATTATAGTCCAAAGTGTTTACGGTTCACTGAGTCAAGCTACTTGACATTTATTTGTTCTAGGCTATTAATCAGGCCCTTAATTTAAGTATGGGTTCTCTCAAAGGTCAAGTTATCTCACTTGTGTTTCAATAACAGGTTGAAGATGTCTCCGTGGAGCTGTCAACGGTGGACCACACACTGCAGAAGCTGTGTAAGATGTACAGGAAGACTAGGAGGAAGCCCAAAGGCCTGGCTAGGTTTTGGGCTTACTTGCTAAGCATCCAGCACTTGGCTGTCATCATCACGGCTGTGGTCTTTGTGCTGGTGGTGATCCTGTGGTCACTGCTTTGGGTTTTTATCTGTAAGTCTGTCCTGAAATGCGCCACAGTCTgccaaaatgcaatatttattgGGGAAAAATACCAAATCAAAGGGTGTGGGGCGTTTCTATTCTCGATAACTACCCCAGTTCGTCGTGAAAGCAACAGTGGCGTTTACTATGCCGGGATGTTCCGCGTTGCCAACGTAGAATTCATCCCCGAGTATCGCCAGGCCGAGTCCCACGAGTTTGTTTCCATGGCGAGCAAGATAAACCACGTGGTAGGTATCGCTGTTTATGATAATCTTTGTATACATGCGCTATGTTAATTGTTGTTACTACAGGTGAACAGTGTTTACAAGACGTCCTCGATAGCTCGCCTATATAAGCACGCTATCATTTCAGACCTCAGGTAAGGCCAGGGGTGCGAGGTTATAAGATAAGGGTCTGCCAACTATTCCATAAAGAACAAGAGGTTCTGGTGTTCCACAAGGGTCCATCTTTGTCCCCAGTTACTTTAGCATTTCCCTTGCTTTTAGTACTACCAATAAGGGAGGCGTACTGGTGCACTTCTGGATGGTTTTTGAGGTCTCACGTCTGAAGAGCGCGGCAGTTTGTGAAGAATGTGTGGCCGCCATTTTAAGGGACTCGGTCCATACCACCATGAAGAACCGCTCTTCAGTCGGCTACCTGCTAAGCCTGCCTGTGGACATTGACTCAATCCTTGTCAATGGTAGATTTCTTCACAATCTTGGATGTTTttatagatacatatattttttttaaactaactaTTTgggtttatatttattttctaacaGCTGTTCAACGCTCAGACTACTCATCCAATGCAGCAGGTGAGCTACAGCAGGTCATTTGTGGCTACAGATTCATTTTATATTACCATACTAATGCATTCTCTTCTTCAGGTTCCCAATGTGTAGATAAACTTTACGCCAGCCTTCCCGGCTCCATGGTGCCTCTAAATGTGTTTTCATCGTGGGGAGGCATTCGATGCCACGTGAAGCTCACCGCCATGGCCGGTTTTCTCATCCGGCTGACTGTCAACTCCTTCCAAATTGAGCCTAGCGACTGTGTTCACGACTCCCTTATCGTTTATGACGCTCTTCTGCCTCTGAGGGGCCGAGCTCTCCACAGGCGAGTCTCTAAAGCAaaccagaaaataaaacattaatgtgtatttttctaATGAAATGGTTGTATTTGTCCAGAATGTGTGGACCGATTTCTAGCACAATCTCGCTTGTGTCGACCTCTAATGCCATGTTGCTGTCGTTCACTATGACTAGTGGACCAAAGAGCTTCAGAGGATACTTTGAAGCCATAGCAGAAGAGCGTATGtcacatttaattcaatttcacACATACATACtccaaaaaaactttaaatctaCTCTTCTTCTATTCAGCCTGCAGTTCTCACATTACGTTTGAATCCAATGGGCAGATCTACAGCCCTTTCCACCCCAGTTTGATGCCCCCTCATTGCTCTTGCACGTGGATCTTTCAGGTATACACAGTTAATATGACATTTTGCtatcattttgattttattttttttaatttagaccCCTGATGCCACTTTGGGTGTTGCCCTGCAATTCCACAATTATGTTCTGAAACCAAAAGACATGAAGGCCTGTGAACATGGATGGTGGAGGGTCAATGAAGTTATGTATGTGCAATCATAAATGACATTTAAGTACTTTTTCATGACAATATTAATGATGTCAATTACAGTTTCTGCGGTATCTACGTTGGACACGAAAGTGTCTTTCGCATACCAGGCCGTAATGCCGAAGTGGAATTTCGCTGCAGCTCTCGAAGTGCCGCCAAAGCTTTTCAGGCTTCGTACAGCCCATACAACATCACCCAACGTAAgcctttatttttgtaaatgtagTTTGTATGGCTGACAGTCTTTTTTCTCTGTAGCTTgtccaaaaagtcattttttgtgcGCCACCGGACTTTGCGTGGAAAAAAGTCGACGCTGTGACGGAATGGACGACTGCCAGGATGAAAGCGACGAGGTTTTTTGCTGTAAGTCTAGTTCTGAATGGACAAAAGTAATCAGAGTTTATTatcttgtttttattgaatAAGTATCTACAATTTCAGCCCAGCCTAGCAAAAATTGCGGTGGTACAACCCCTCTACATCCTCTATTTGTCTGCAATGGCGAGACAGACTGCATCAATGGACTGGATGAAACCAACTGCACACAGGGTTTGGCTTTCTATAATTAGTCAATGTATATGGGTATGTTCACTTGTGATATTTTCTATTTGACAGAAACAAGCTGCTCACCTGTTAGCTATCAGTGTGACAGTGGTTTGTGCATACGGAAAAAGAACGCTAGGTGCGACGACATCACCGATTGTCAGGATGCAAGTGACGAAAATGATTGTGGTGGGGAATTTGCTTTTTTGCACATGTCTATTTTTCAACAATTCAATCCATGTTTAAAGTATTTGAAGAGTTTATTGTAGAATACATAGTACATGCTACAGTAGCTACATAATGGTGCTTCTTTATCATCTATGTAGATAGTGTTTTGCTCCCCTCTTGTGGCAATTTGTGGTTAATTacaaatttcatttcatttattcctCTTTCTAGCTTCTTGTGGGCTTTCCGTGCCCCCCGAGATCCCACGAATCGTGGGTGGTAGCGACTCGGAGGAAGGCGAATGGCCTTGGCAGGTCAGCCTGCACTTCTCCGGTCACCTGATTTGCGGCGCCTCCGTGCTCTCCTCCCATTGGCTCATTTCTGCAGCACACTGTTTCAGTGAAGACAGGTGGGTCCTCCGTCATTCTTTCTCACCTTCCGCTAAACTGACCCCCAAACTCCCACAGGCTCTCCGACCCAAGGCGCTGGCGGGCTCATCTTGGCGCCCTGACGCAGGGTGGCGCACGGCACGTGGCCGAAATCCAGCGGATCGTGCCACACGAGTACTACGACGCCCGTACGCTGGACTACGACGTGGCGCTGCTGAGGCTCAAGAGGGCGTGGCCCGCCTCGACGGACCCGGGGGTTCGACCCGTGTGCCTGCCCGCCCCCTCACACGCCGTCACTGCCCGGCATCGCTGCTGGGTGACGGGATGGGGACATCGCTCGGAAGAGGGTGAGAAATCAAAAGGGAAAAATTGCATTCTTCTGTATAGccattgttgatttattttattatttttttgcagacaagTCATTACCATCTGTGCTGCAGAAGGCGCAAGTGTCCATCATGACCCAGACTGAGTGCAAGAAGACTTACGGCCCCGTGTCGCCCCGCATGTTGTGCGCGGGGGTCCCGTCAGGGGAGCGGGACGCCTGCAGGGTAAGTGTTCGATCCATTATCTCACAAAAGGCTATCATTGGAGTGTCTGATTTTTTGTTTGCTATGTGATAGGGGGACTCGGGCGGGCCGCTGTCTTGCCAGGCGCCAGACGGGGGCCGCTGGTTTCTGATTGGCATCGTCAGTTGGGGGGCCGGCTGTGGCAGACCGGGGCTGCCTGGCGTCTATGTGAGGGTCAGCAAGTTCACATCGTGGATCTACGGATATATCCGATGACATGCACTACATTTAACAGGTTGCTTGTCATTGAtggcactagatgtccaattcgttttgactgggagggctagCAGTGATCATAAAAGgatgtcaatgacagccaatgtgttaagaaaaaaaactagtaacTGGTAAGGTTATCTAATCAaataatttattgattaatcTAATTAGCATCTAATAATAAACTAATACTTGATCATTTTTGTGGTTAATTAACCCCCATTCATTTATACATTGTACatgttatacatgtacatgtttaATCATCATTAATTTGCCAAATCTAAAGTACGTGTCGAGTATCCCAATCAAGTTGGAAAGCACAGAATCTCAGTGTTCTCTTGGTGTCATCTGATGCCCGATTAGCAATCGAGGGGGTCTCGCTCGACCCCCTTCCAACGCACCTCAATTGCTACCAGGGGTAAGTTTGCCCACAATATCAGCCGCCCACATAGTAGCCTCATTGTCCCCTCCACTGCCGATGCAATGCATTGTGGGTCTCCGACCGACACCTGAAAAGTGGAGCGGGCGAACGAAAAAGAGGCTCGGGTTTCGACCTGGGGTTCTCTCCCTCTCCATCGCCGACTCTGACTCCACGATGAGGGGGGAAAGCTGCCAGGTTTACTGCGTCTTCGGCCGTGGACGCGACTCCTCCGAGGCGCAGGTGAGACCTTCCGAGTTTTCCTAACACTTGCTAAAAATAAGGTCAACTTGAAACTTTTCAGGAAGAAGAAGGCCATCCGGGGCTCCTGACGGCATTCAAAGAGGAGCAGGTGTCTCTTGGATGTTTTTCCTGGAGGAGTTGGGCTTTGAGGCTCCTTCCCGTGTTCTTCTGCGCCGCCGCATTGGCCGTTGCTGCTCGCTACTTGACACGTGAGTCCTTTTaatgtgtgtttaaaaatacctgCCAAATGACTAATGTCATGTTTCCACTTTAGCCCCGCCCTTGTCCGTCTTCTACCTGGGATGCAGTGTGGAGTTCCCAAACTTGAGCTTCTCGGAGGAACTGGCCAACTGTTCCTCAGAGCACTTCCGAACGCAAGCTCTGGCCTTAAAACCTTATGTGAGTGTTACTTTTGCCTCATTTTCCCCCCTTTGTGTTATCACTGTTTAGATGTAAAGCTGAAACTGGAGCTGCCTCGTTGTAAATTGTGTGGGTGTCTGAGGGGGGTCCGAAGGGTCCTGGGGGATCTGTCCCTTTTCACTGTGGAGGACAAACGGGCTATAGTGAGAGGACGAGCAAAACAAACGTCTGTCATTTATGCACTCACACACATTCTCTGCTAACACTTTAAACCGAGGATGTCAAAAACACGGCCCGTGGGCTGGAAGTGGCCCACTATGAGGTATGATCTGGCCCGTTGGGTTGTTCTTTGTATCTCATTCATACagatttaaatgctttaatttttttgacagAGGCTACCATAATCCAGAATTTTGTATGTTCAAAATTGAAActcttttgaatattttttttcagttttcaggACTCTACAAGTCTTCACCGTGGGGCTCCTACTACCTGCGCTCAGGGATCGCCGCCTTCAGGTACACTGCCGCGAAAATATCTAATACTTTTGccttgaaaatgaatgagaagggaaaaaaatgtgattgtgCGGTAGTGAAGGTACAGAAGGCCTTAATGTCTTCTACTGGAGCCAGTTCTCCGCTCCCGACCACGTCGCCTTAGCGATTCAAGAGTCCGACCCAGATGGTCTGCAGCGCCGATTTTCGGGTGATGATGAGGTTCTGCGGGATGGGCGGAGAGCGCAGCGCTACTACATGGAGAGGGATGATGTCACGACACACTTATTGGGTAATGGAATAGACAGgttattttctcaaaattcTTGAGTTATATCTTTTTAACATATATATTCCACCCGTTTAGGTTTAGTTCCTGACGACTGGGAAGAAAAATCTGACAAGTTTAAGAATCCAAACAGCCTCCAGAGTGGGAAATGGCAGTTGGGCTTCCAAGGTTGAATCTCccccttgcaaaaaaaataataacgagAGTAAAGCTGACATTTGCTTCTGGCTTTCAATTTGTAGCAGTGTCCTTTGACCTGTATGCCAAACCCGGTGTGAACCGCAGCCTAATCCTGGCGAATCCCAAAAAGCCATACTACCAGTGGCGTCTACGCGTGCCATCGGGCCACGCCGTCCGCCTAGTGGTCCTCTCGCTCCACGCCGGCGGTGCGCCCGGAAGCTGTGGCGCTCATAAACTGTCGGCTTATGACTTCCTACTGCCTTTGCAAAATAAGATCATCACCAGGTATGCTCCAGTCTATTTACATATGTGACTgtctgaaattatttttgataaaatattGTTTGCAGGTGGTGTGGGCAGCCCATGCCATGGGACTCGTCATCCGCCATGAGGTTGACGTCCTCGGGGAACGTCATGTTGCTCACCTTCTCCTTTGGGCGGCAGAGGGAAGGAATTATCTTTCGAGCGTACTTTCACGCTGTGGCTAAAGCAGGTTGGGAATTGTcagttgacatttttcatgGATAGAGAATTattggtgtttttctttttgtggcctgtttataattatatatatgctCATTTTTAGGTTGTGGAGGCGCCATGTCCTCTTGGAATGGCTCCATTTCGTCTCCCTACCACCCGGCCCACTACCCTCCTAACATCGACTGCAAGTGGACATTACGAGTGAGTCACACTAGAATGTAGGTTAAGGGatgtaaaatgattgaattgttTTGTTACCCTTTTAGGCACCCTTACCCGGCTACTCCATTGAGGTAACGGTGGTGAGGCTGGACATCCAGCGGTCGTCAGACGGGTGCGAGAAGGACTGGCTAGACGTGGGTGGTGTTAAGTGAGTCGACCTTTTGATCGACCGGGGAGGATTCTGATGATCACATGACCCAGATTGTTTTTTATTGGGCATAGACTGTGCAACCAGGTATCGGATGGCGAGAGGAAGCGTGTCTACTCCTCTCCGCTGTCCATCCACTTCCATTCGGATCAATCTGTGACCCAAGGTGGTTTCTTTTTGCTGTACCGTGCCGTCTACACTTTGAGCAGTAAGTGtcgacagattttttttgtttgttttgaagctGTAGtgtaaccatttttttgttttgcttctaCTGTAGCTTCATGCAGGCCTGGAGAGGTGTTGTGTGGCGACGGCCATTGCAAAGCTCAGTGCGGTGTCTGTGCGGACAGTGGCGAAGACGGTGCTTGTGGTTAGTCGAAACtcgtaaaatgtgtttaaaaaaaaaaaatctttgtgcaGACATTTGTTTGATTCCTTGTGTTACCAGGAAGAAAATGTTACCACTCGTGCGGGAAGAAAGCTTGCTTGGCCAAGTCTTCAAT
It includes:
- the spata13 gene encoding spermatogenesis-associated protein 13 isoform X1, with translation MAKKAPGGGNSATMSRAEPEDRVSSTSEDSLPPSGLPSSNGEPPTRSRPLGDLYPFHSQPERIVVSYLQPVTVGPAATADNLTNGVDFSSGKPGSSRIMRLFSSSRKDSFTDSATESPVGLSAFGMVDSFKKLRSAVLQGIQSRGASGLDAKRPTENVNAVSNHSNGNPCDSDVEEEIDETLQRNSRLSRSMRKAFGAGRIVMSDKNEERVAAGRTEHKKAKISESIPHTTVPSSLSKSVDDLHVFKMPFGRKAPTPSAPQRSTSSNGSPNIHRTSSASSADFADRRKSSLRVKVPMLTLVGSMTDLNILRRQSRSPSPSLSTPMSPLSQLHDDYSRRVPCLSVSERRRRPSPVRPRVMSAGHTVLVHAPPERHVVGEDGSLVITTCGFVAGDQSQPEEDRPNEVTSEEERQEVSSQGDGNSPETSTSPLPQVFLSESQASPPAETTSVKSRRRSSRTRPRPISDYGQLLSRRHCIPEEAAELNPEERTQSLDRQCVQNGVCESREQCAVDGNLPGKRLQRPMSVMGVEALYSPHEDHLPSPLTRPPVPSHQVPPYKAISARFRPTALSQSTPIGLDRVGRKKLHRVLSDGVSEALVPMDDSVSEEEEEESSSFDADVTPYLEPGVELSALVEWISSGHAVYAEALWDHVTMEEQELAFKAGDVIRILDASHKDWWWGRGPEKEAWFPSCFVRVRVNQEDSSAGSVESVAEQEDMVRREAHISHHRQQMRTNVVQEIMNTERIYIKHLKDICEGYIRQCRKHPDMFTEPQLKTIFSNIEDIYHFQRRFLRDLEKKHNKEEPHLSDIGSCFLLQGEGFSIYSEYCNTHPAACAELQRLMKSGRYKHFFEWCRLRQQMIDISIAGFLLTPVQKICKYPLQLGELLKYTPKDHSDHSGVSDAYEAMKNVASLINERKRRLESVDAIAHWQVAILHWEGPDVLVRSSELIHSGELSRLPRLGKMQQRSFFLFDHQLVFCKKDVLRRDLLHYRGRLDMDLTEVLDVADGRDQDLGLTLKNAMRLRHAETLEFVCMLCCRKLQDKERWLQAFSKERRRVKEDQEMGIEISEEQRKQAITNARRVKQGKIKTVGYSGSVPPHHQALHPLHQRHVTIPTSVPQQQVFSLAEPPKRKPYQLLSSITRNAFFKKST
- the spata13 gene encoding spermatogenesis-associated protein 13 isoform X2; protein product: MCFTMVLAFCVPFRCVCGGPDPDGENRKVTSEEERQEVSSQGDGNSPETSTSPLPQVFLSESQASPPAETTSVKSRRRSSRTRPRPISDYGQLLSRRHCIPEEAAELNPEERTQSLDRQCVQNGVCESREQCAVDGNLPGKRLQRPMSVMGVEALYSPHEDHLPSPLTRPPVPSHQVPPYKAISARFRPTALSQSTPIGLDRVGRKKLHRVLSDGVSEALVPMDDSVSEEEEEESSSFDADVTPYLEPGVELSALVEWISSGHAVYAEALWDHVTMEEQELAFKAGDVIRILDASHKDWWWGRGPEKEAWFPSCFVRVRVNQEDSSAGSVESVAEQEDMVRREAHISHHRQQMRTNVVQEIMNTERIYIKHLKDICEGYIRQCRKHPDMFTEPQLKTIFSNIEDIYHFQRRFLRDLEKKHNKEEPHLSDIGSCFLLQGEGFSIYSEYCNTHPAACAELQRLMKSGRYKHFFEWCRLRQQMIDISIAGFLLTPVQKICKYPLQLGELLKYTPKDHSDHSGVSDAYEAMKNVASLINERKRRLESVDAIAHWQVAILHWEGPDVLVRSSELIHSGELSRLPRLGKMQQRSFFLFDHQLVFCKKDVLRRDLLHYRGRLDMDLTEVLDVADGRDQDLGLTLKNAMRLRHAETLEFVCMLCCRKLQDKERWLQAFSKERRRVKEDQEMGIEISEEQRKQAITNARRVKQGKIKTVGYSGSVPPHHQALHPLHQRHVTIPTSVPQQQVFSLAEPPKRKPYQLLSSITRNAFFKKST
- the LOC144209314 gene encoding transmembrane protease serine 7-like, with product MVFEVSRLKSAAVCEECVAAILRDSVHTTMKNRSSVGYLLSLPVDIDSILVNAVQRSDYSSNAAGSQCVDKLYASLPGSMVPLNVFSSWGGIRCHVKLTAMAGFLIRLTVNSFQIEPSDCVHDSLIVYDALLPLRGRALHRRVSKANQKIKH